The following is a genomic window from Brevibacterium limosum.
CCGGAGTCGACGACGACGCAATCGCAGCGACTCGGAAGAACAACACACGCGGCAAGGTCCTGACCGCCTCGATGGTCGGCACCACCATCGAATTCTTCGATTTCTACGCCTACGCCACGGCCTCCTCGCTGGTCTTCCCGGCCCTCTTCTTCCCCAACCAGACATCGACGACGCAGCTGCTGAGTTCGTTCGCGATCTTCGGCGTCGCCTTCGTCGCCCGCCCCCTCGGCTCGATCATCTTCGGTCACTTCGGTGACCGCATCGGCCGCAAGAAGACGCTCATCGCCTCCCTGCTCATCATGGGCATCGGCACCTTCCTCATCGGCCTCCTCCCCACCGCAAGCACCCCGGGCTGGGTCGTCCTCGCCCCGCTGTTCCTCGTCCTGCTGCGCTTCTGCCAGGGCGTCGGCCTCGGCGGCGAATGGTCGGGTGCGGCGCTCCTGGCCACCGAGAATGCCCCGAAGGGCAAGCGCGCCATCTGGGGCACCTTCCCGCAGCTCGGTGCCCCCGTCGGCTTCATCATCGCGAACCTGCTCTTCGTCGCCCTCGGCACCTGGACCTCCCCCGAGGCGTTCCTCGCCTGGGGCTGGCGCATCCCGTTCCTGCTCTCGGCACTGCTCGTGGCCGTCGGCCTCTATGTCCGCATGTCGCTCATGGAGACCCCGGCATTCCAGCTTGTCGCGCAGAAGCAGCAGATCTCGAAGGCCCCGCTCGGACGCGTGTTCGCCACGAGCTGGAAGCCCCTCATCCTCGGCACTCTGATCATGCTCGCGACCTACGTGATCTTCTACTTCATGACCGCGTTCACCCTCACCTACGGAACGTCACCTGCCACCCCCGAACAGGCACAGACCGCCGCCGAGGCGGCAGGGAAGACCTTCGACCCCGCGGGCTTCGTCGCCGGGCTGGGGTACACGAAGAACGAGTTCCTCACCTACCTCATCATCGGGGTCGTGTTCTTCGGCATCTTCACCGTCGTCTCCGGACCCTTGGCAGAGAAACTGGGTCGTCGGAAGATGCTCTTGGGTGTGACCGTGCTCATCGCCGCCTACGGACTCGTCGTCAATGCCCTGTTCAACGCCGGCACCCCGGGAGTCATCATCGGCCTCATCGTCGGCTTCATCCTCATGGGGCTGACCTTCGGACCGATGGCCGCGTACCTGCCGGAGCTCTTCCCCGCCAATGTCCGCTATACCGGCTCGGCGATCTCCTACAACATGTCCAGCGTCATCGGGGCCGGTCCCGCACCGTTCGCCATGGTCGCTCTGTGGCAGGCCGAAGGAGGGTCGATCTTCTACTGCGGTCTCTACATCATCGCCGCGGCGATCGTCACCATCATCGCCTTGTGGCTGGCCAAGGACACCTCTGACCTCGACATGGAGGACCAGCTGAGCTGAGCCCCAGACCGAATGTGGTCGTTCCACCGAGGCCCGATCGCCGTTTCAGGCGGTCGGGCCTCGATTCTGTGACCGCAACTCGCTGGCAGCGCAGGCCGGTCGCCCGCATACGCGGCAACACTACGATTTCGTCACAACCGCCTCGGCGATCATCGAAGCGCCGTGGGTGTGACCCAGTTCACGGTAGGATTCCTCTCAGACACTGCCCAGACACGGATGTCCGGGCAATCCGTTTGCGTGACGAGGCCGTCACCGATCTCCTGGAGGAACCATGAAACGACGCTCGAGCCTGGCCATTGTGGCCGTCGGCGCCATGCTCGCCCTGTCCGCCTGCGGCGGCGGAGGCGATTCCGAACCTGCAGCGACCGCCGAGGGCGGAGTCCCCTTGGTCAAGGAAGGCAAGCTGACCACCTGCACCCACCTGTCCTACCAGCCCTTCCAGTTCGAGAAGGACGGCGAGGTCGTCGGCTTCGACGTCGACATCGTCGATGCCGTGGCGAAGAAGCTCGGCGTCGAACAGGAGATCATCAACACCTCCTTCGAGACGATCACCTCGGGTGCGGAGTTCAACCAGAACAAATGCGATGTCGCGGCTGCGGCGACGACGATCCAGCCGAAGCGCGAAGAGGCTGCGGACTTCTCCGAGCCGTACTTCGACGCGAACCAGGCGATCCTGACGAAGGCGGACAAGACTGCGAAGGACGAGGCGGGCCTCAAGGGCTTCAGAATCGCAGCGCAGGCAGGCACCACCGGCCTGGACTACGCGACCGAGCACTTCAAGGATTCCGAGGTCGTCACCTATGAGGACCTGCCGCTTTCGCTCGAGGCGCTCAAGACCGGTCAGGTCGATGCCGTCATCAACGACAACGGCGTGCTGTATAACTACAACGCCGAGAACAAGGGCTTTGCGGTCGGCTTCGACATCAAGACCGATGAGCACTACGGCATCTCGATGAAGAAGGGCAATTCGGAGATGAAGAAGGCCGTGGACGATACTCTCGCCGAGATCAAGGAGAACGGCGAGTACGACAAGATCTACGAGAAGTGGTTCGGCGACGCCCCTAAGTGATCGCGCCTGAATGGGCGGTCTGCTGCGACGACAGCGTTGCAGCAGACCGCCCGTTCGGCTGAGCCCGACCGCCTCGCCTGAGCCCAACTGCCGCTCACGGCATGCATCTCGGCGGGCATCCCCGCCACCGTTTTCGAAGGACAACACCCATGTCAGTTCCCCATGCGCGAGAGGACGGCCGCCCGACCGACCCCGCCGTTCCCGTCGCAACCGCCACCCCGAAAGCCAAGATGAGCAAACGCCAGAAGGCGAAGCTCTCCCGCGGCATCCAATACGCCGTTCTCGTCGTCATCGCGATCATCATCGCGCTGGTCGCCGATTGGCCGACCTTCATCGACACGTTCGGACGATTCGACATCGCCGTCGGCATGTTCCCCGACGTCATCACGGGAGCGCTGAAGAACACAGTCGTCTTCACCGTCCTCGGCTTCGCTCTCGGCCTGGCGATCGCTCTCGTCGTCGCGCTGATGCGCTTGTCCTCGGTCGGCGTCTACCGCTGGCTGGCGACGATCTACATCGAGTTCTTCCGCGGTCTGCCGGCCCTCGTCGTCTTCCTCGTCATGGGTTTCGGATTGCCCGTCGCCTTCCCCGGGTTCATCCTCCCGCAGCTCGTCATCATCATGATCGCCCTCGGCCTCGTGTCCTCGGCGTATATGGCCGAGACGATCCGCGCCGGCATCCAGGCAGTGCCGAAAGGGCAGATCGAAGCCGCCCGGTCTTTGGGCATGTCCTCGTCGCGCGCAATGTTCACGATCGTCCTGCCGCAGGCCATGCGCATCATTCTGCCGCCGCTGACGAACGAGCTCATCCTGCTGACCAAGGACTCCTCCCTGGCCTACATCCTCGGCTCGTCGGTCGACGGCCGTGAGCTCGCCGCCCTCGGCCGAGCAGAGATCGTCAACACCGCGAATCTCACCCCGTTCATCGTCATCGCGGTCTGCTATCTCATCATCACGGTCCCGCTGTCGTATCTTTCGCGGGTGTTGGAGAAGAAGTACGGTTCCGCCGATTCAGGAGTGAAATGATGACTGCCACCACCTCGTATTCGTCGACGAAGACCCCGATCATCGCGATTCGGAACCTGCAGAAGAGCTTCGGGGCGAACAAGGTCCTCACCGATATCAGTCTCGACGTCGACAAGGGCGAGGTCGTCTGCGTCATCGGACCCTCGGGCTCGGGCAAGTCGACGATGCTGCGCTGCATCAATACGCTCGAGACTCCTAGCGGCGGCTCGATCGTCGTCGACGGCATGGACATGACCGATCTGGACCTCGACATCGACGCTGCCCGCACCCGCATCGGCATGGTCTTCCAGTCCTTCAACCTCTTCGGCCACCTCACGGTGCGGGAGAACCTCACGATCGCCCAGACCAAGGTGCTGCGTCGTTCGAAGGCCGAAGCGAACAAGGTCGCCGAGACGAACCTCGCGAAGGTCGGGCTCTCCGAGAAGAT
Proteins encoded in this region:
- a CDS encoding MFS transporter — encoded protein: MSTETQPENPSSAPGVDDDAIAATRKNNTRGKVLTASMVGTTIEFFDFYAYATASSLVFPALFFPNQTSTTQLLSSFAIFGVAFVARPLGSIIFGHFGDRIGRKKTLIASLLIMGIGTFLIGLLPTASTPGWVVLAPLFLVLLRFCQGVGLGGEWSGAALLATENAPKGKRAIWGTFPQLGAPVGFIIANLLFVALGTWTSPEAFLAWGWRIPFLLSALLVAVGLYVRMSLMETPAFQLVAQKQQISKAPLGRVFATSWKPLILGTLIMLATYVIFYFMTAFTLTYGTSPATPEQAQTAAEAAGKTFDPAGFVAGLGYTKNEFLTYLIIGVVFFGIFTVVSGPLAEKLGRRKMLLGVTVLIAAYGLVVNALFNAGTPGVIIGLIVGFILMGLTFGPMAAYLPELFPANVRYTGSAISYNMSSVIGAGPAPFAMVALWQAEGGSIFYCGLYIIAAAIVTIIALWLAKDTSDLDMEDQLS
- a CDS encoding transporter substrate-binding domain-containing protein; amino-acid sequence: MKRRSSLAIVAVGAMLALSACGGGGDSEPAATAEGGVPLVKEGKLTTCTHLSYQPFQFEKDGEVVGFDVDIVDAVAKKLGVEQEIINTSFETITSGAEFNQNKCDVAAAATTIQPKREEAADFSEPYFDANQAILTKADKTAKDEAGLKGFRIAAQAGTTGLDYATEHFKDSEVVTYEDLPLSLEALKTGQVDAVINDNGVLYNYNAENKGFAVGFDIKTDEHYGISMKKGNSEMKKAVDDTLAEIKENGEYDKIYEKWFGDAPK
- a CDS encoding amino acid ABC transporter permease; protein product: MSKRQKAKLSRGIQYAVLVVIAIIIALVADWPTFIDTFGRFDIAVGMFPDVITGALKNTVVFTVLGFALGLAIALVVALMRLSSVGVYRWLATIYIEFFRGLPALVVFLVMGFGLPVAFPGFILPQLVIIMIALGLVSSAYMAETIRAGIQAVPKGQIEAARSLGMSSSRAMFTIVLPQAMRIILPPLTNELILLTKDSSLAYILGSSVDGRELAALGRAEIVNTANLTPFIVIAVCYLIITVPLSYLSRVLEKKYGSADSGVK
- a CDS encoding amino acid ABC transporter ATP-binding protein, with protein sequence MTATTSYSSTKTPIIAIRNLQKSFGANKVLTDISLDVDKGEVVCVIGPSGSGKSTMLRCINTLETPSGGSIVVDGMDMTDLDLDIDAARTRIGMVFQSFNLFGHLTVRENLTIAQTKVLRRSKAEANKVAETNLAKVGLSEKMEAKPGSLSGGQQQRVAIARALSMDPDVMLFDEPTSALDPETVGDVLQVMRNLAEAGMTMVVVTHEMEFARQVADRVVFMDGGVVVEEGPAKDVIGNPQEQRTKDFLSRVLNPGQLG